The stretch of DNA TACTAAGGACTTCCTAATTCAGGTAATAGAAGGCTTTAAAAAAGGACGTTTTTACTGAGATGAATTCCTTCAAGTCTGAGATGACCGACCTATCAGCCTCTGTTCAGTTTGTATCGGATAAAATCGATGCTTTCCAACAAGTTAATGGAGCAAATTACTTTGCAGTTTGCTGAATTAAAGAAGGAAAAcgaacttttaaaaactaaaaaaacgaTTCTCTCACTAAAGAAGTTCTGGACCTGAGGGATAGGATGAGAAATCTTGAGCAGTATACCCGTGTGAACAATGTTGAAGTCAGCGGTCTGCCATCTACAGGAGAGGAGAGCGTCAAAGACCTGGTGAAGGACGTGGGTGCTGCTATAGGAGTGCAGGTGCAGGACAGCGACGTCGCCATCGCGCACCGGGTGCCATCCTATGGACTCAACAGGGATCCTGCGCTGATCATCCAGTTCACGGACAGGGAGAGGAAGGCTGAGTGGCTCAACGCATACCGGAAAAAGAGGTCACTTGTTGCTCGGGAGGTAAATCAGCGGTTTCCGGCACAGCGAGTGTACATCAGCGACCACTTGTCACcggaaaacaaaaagtttctgGCAAGTTTGAAGAAGAAGTGCAGGGAGATCGGATATACGTTTGCCTGGAGTCGCGATAGCAAGTTCTTTGCGAGGAAAGCTGAGGGAGACCCTGTCAAGAAGATTTTATCATACAAAGACATTGACAATCTGGTTTAGTAAGtgagaattttaaaacaagttatgttaagttattttattatagttttgaaaatttttattaataatctttgcTTAAAGTCAATCTTGTATGATAAGTAGGCCAATGTCAAAATTttcttattctttaaatagtttttttaatcccgatgataaaaataaaagtataaatataatttatgcaaatatcagaagtttaagaaaaaaatttcaatagtttttttactagaaataaaccaaattaaaactagTATAAGTATTATAGTTCTCTGTGAAACATGGATCAATAGTGACGAGGTAGATTTTATTTGCCATAAAAGGTTATAATACTTTTCATTGTTGTAATGATACATACAGGTCTGGAggtgtaatttgttttgtatccaatgtcttaaaagtaacaaatttaaattttagtatggtAACTGCcgattctttagttttaaaattaaattgcaatcaaatgttttttaatcttatttgtcTATATAGATTACAAAGCTACGAAAAAAAGAACGTTATTGAAgagtttactaatttgttttctaatttatcaaataattgtatactGATAGGTGATATAAACCTCGATTTATTAGACAGAAGTCAAATTGCTCTGAATTATTTAACAATGCTAAGTGGTTTGGGTTTCACACAATTTATTGACTTGCCTACACATACTTAAAACATGTTTGGGACCACATATTTGTAAGACACCGTAATTTATCACTTTTTGAGTCGGCCGTTTTTGACACTGATTTGACTGACCATTGTTTgcttggattaaaaataaatagtaatgagaTCGTAGATACTGGAATTGTAGGAACTAAAACTGCTAAAGTGTATTTTGATTTTGAGTTGGTAAAGCAAAAAGTTATTAGGacattaatttcaacaaaacctattaattattaatgatgccAATGagtgttttaatagttttcatgATAAGTTATGTGAAGTGCTGTCTAGTAGTAACAGTGTTTTAGTCATGGGGGTAACAAGTTAgacaaagcaaaaataaaaagcCCTTGGATAAATATTTcgttaataaaaaagtttgaacgtaaaaaaagattgtataaagtatttaaaaggaGGCCTTATGACACAAACTTtgctcaattttataaaaaagtttgtaataatttaaaggaagaaataaacatggttaaaatacgtattattctaataaattcCTAAGTTGTCAAGGTGACTCAGCCCAACAATGGAAGTTAGTTAATGATCTAACTGGAGTGTGTAAAGATAAGAATGTTGACCGAGTTGAGTTAGATAACGGAGTTTTGATAACTGATCCGATCATCGTTGCggagcaaataaacaaatatcttacTACCATACAATCAGTTCAGGAATGCAGGGTTAATGAGGAGGGTCTGTTTCTTAACAATAGGTTGACGTCTTTTTTCGTTTCACAAACTTCAGTGACGGAAATAAAGGAAATtatcaatatgttttaaaaaataaaaagtcttctggttttgataatattaatacttcACTCGTTAAAACACATCTATGAGATAATATCTCCCATTTTAGCACATAtcgtaaatttaagttttttgtactGGTGTATTTCCAGATAAGTTAAAAGTAAGTACAGTgattcctattttcaaaaaagtgtcatctttaaaattatataatctgcGTCCAATTAGTCTGTTATctgtattttcaaagatttttgagaagttaatgaaaataagacttattaaatatctcaataaaataaattttttcagtacTAATCAGTACGGTTTCAGGAAAGGTAGATCCACTGAAGATGCGCTCGTGTGTTTAACTGGACTTGATATTATGATAGCATGAACGAAGGAAATAAATCTACTGTTTTGTTTATCgattttaaaaaagcgtttgaccTAGTAAACCATGAGACTTTGCTTCGCAAGTTTGGAGGCCGCAGGTGTGAGAGGGACTGCGCTTAAATGGTTTCGTAGTTTTCTTTTTGGTCGTGAGCAGCGTGTTTCGTGTGGGTGAATGTCTCAGCTCAGCGTTACCGGTTAAgctaggtgttcctcagggttctgtcATCTCAGCGactctttttttggtttttattaacgatttgctGGAGTTAAACCTCAATGGAAAACCAAATGCTTTTGCTGATGACATTGCACTTTTTTACTGTCATAGAAATATTGAAACA from Homalodisca vitripennis isolate AUS2020 unplaced genomic scaffold, UT_GWSS_2.1 ScUCBcl_4080;HRSCAF=10012, whole genome shotgun sequence encodes:
- the LOC124372804 gene encoding uncharacterized protein LOC124372804, which translates into the protein MRNLEQYTRVNNVEVSGLPSTGEESVKDLVKDVGAAIGVQVQDSDVAIAHRVPSYGLNRDPALIIQFTDRERKAEWLNAYRKKRSLVAREVNQRFPAQRVYISDHLSPENKKFLASLKKKCREIGYTFAWSRDSKFFARKAEGDPVKKILSYKDIDNLV